A single genomic interval of Theropithecus gelada isolate Dixy chromosome 16, Tgel_1.0, whole genome shotgun sequence harbors:
- the ARRB2 gene encoding beta-arrestin-2 isoform X1, whose protein sequence is MGEKPGTRVFKKSSPNCKLTVYLGKRDFVDHLDKVDPVDGVVLVDPDYLKDRKVFVTLTCAFRYGREDLDVLGLSFRKDLFIATYQAFPPVPNPPRPATRLQDRLLRKLGQHAHPFFFTIPQNLPCSVTLQPGPEDTGKACGVDFEIRAFCAKSLEEKSHKRNSVRLVIRKVQFAPEKPGPQPSAETTRHFLMSDRSLHLEASLDKELYYHGEPLNVNVHVTNNSTKTVKKIKVSVRQYADICLFSTAQYKCPVAQLEQDDQVSPSSTFCKVYTITPLLSDNREKRGLALDGKLKHEDTNLASSTIVKEGANKEVLGILVSYRVKVKLVVSRGGDVSVELPFVLMHPKPHDHTPPPRPQSGEHTTHPKPSEGGPEAGPVEENWPFQHPPPHPLFPSPQPLRRQTSLWTPTSLNLIPSKKLIPLLHPLGTKIPATFQSALIPLPCFLGGEGDRSVKSRCLAL, encoded by the exons ATGGGGGAGAAACCCGGGACCAG GGTCTTCAAGAAGTCGAGCCCTAACTGCAAG CTCACCGTGTACTTGGGCAAGCGGGACTTCGTAGATCACCTGGACAAGGTGGACCCTGTAG ATGGCGTGGTGCTTGTGGACCCTGACTACCTGAAGGACCGCAAAG TGTTTGTGACCCTCACCTGCGCCTTCCGCTATGGCCGTGAAGACCTGGATGTGCTGGGCTTGTCCTTCCGTAAAGACCTGTTCATCGCCACCTACCAGGCCTTCCCCCCGGTGCCCAACCCGCCCCGGCCCGCCACCCGCCTGCAGGACCGGCTGCTGAGGAAGCTTGGCCAGCATGCACACCCCTTCTTCTTCACC ATACCCCAGAATCTTCCATGCTCTGTCACACTGCAGCCAGGACCAGAGGACACAGGGAAG GCCTGCGGCGTAGACTTTGAGATTCGAGCCTTCTGTGCTAAATCACTAGAGGAGAAAAGCCACAAAAG gaACTCTGTGCGGCTGGTGATCCGAAAGGTGCAGTTTGCCCCAGAGAAACCCGGCCCCCAGCCTTCAGCAGAAACCACACGCCACTTCCTCATGTCTGACCGGTCCCTGCACCTCGAGGCTTCCCTGGACAAGGAG CTGTACTACCATGGGGAGCCCCTCAATGTAAATGTCCACGTCACCAACAACTCCACCAAGACCGTCAAGAAGATCAAAGTCTCTG TGAGACAGTACGCCGACATCTGCCTCTTCAGCACCGCCCAGTACAAGTGTCCTGTGGCTCAACTCGAACAAGA TGACCAGGTATCTCCCAGCTCCACGTTCTGTAAGGTGTACACCATCACCCCGCTGCTCAGTGACAACCGGGAGAAGCGGGGTCTCGCCCTGGATGGGAAACTCAAACACGAGGACACCAACCTGGCTTCCAGCACCAT CGTGAAGGAGGGTGCCAACAAGGAGGTGCTGGGAATCCTGGTGTCCTACAGGGTCAAGGTGAAGCTGGTGGTGTCTCGAGGCGG ggaTGTCTCTGTGGAGCTGCCTTTTGTTCTTATGCACCCCAAGCCCCACGaccacaccccccccccccgacCCCAGTCAGGTGAGCACACCACCCACCCCAAGCCCTCAGAGGGAGGGCCTGAAGCAGGGCCAGTGGAGGAAAACTGGCCCTTCCAgcacccacccccacaccccctcTTCCCATCCCCCCAGCCGCTCCGGAGACAGACGTCCCTGTGGACACCAACCTCATTGAATTTGATACCAAGTAAGAAACTCATTCCCCTACTTCACCCTCTTGGAACAAAGATTCCTGCCACATTCCAATCTGCCCTCATACCTCTTCCTTGCTTTTTGGGGGGAGAAGGGGATCGCAGCGTCAAATCAAGATGCTTAGCCTTGTGA
- the ARRB2 gene encoding beta-arrestin-2 isoform X4, whose product MGEKPGTRVFKKSSPNCKLTVYLGKRDFVDHLDKVDPVDGVVLVDPDYLKDRKVFVTLTCAFRYGREDLDVLGLSFRKDLFIATYQAFPPVPNPPRPATRLQDRLLRKLGQHAHPFFFTIPQNLPCSVTLQPGPEDTGKACGVDFEIRAFCAKSLEEKSHKRNSVRLVIRKVQFAPEKPGPQPSAETTRHFLMSDRSLHLEASLDKELYYHGEPLNVNVHVTNNSTKTVKKIKVSVRQYADICLFSTAQYKCPVAQLEQDDQVSPSSTFCKVYTITPLLSDNREKRGLALDGKLKHEDTNLASSTIVKEGANKEVLGILVSYRVKVKLVVSRGGDVSVELPFVLMHPKPHDHTPPPRPQSAAPETDVPVDTNLIEFDTNYATDDDIVFEDFARLRLKGMKDDDYDDQLC is encoded by the exons ATGGGGGAGAAACCCGGGACCAG GGTCTTCAAGAAGTCGAGCCCTAACTGCAAG CTCACCGTGTACTTGGGCAAGCGGGACTTCGTAGATCACCTGGACAAGGTGGACCCTGTAG ATGGCGTGGTGCTTGTGGACCCTGACTACCTGAAGGACCGCAAAG TGTTTGTGACCCTCACCTGCGCCTTCCGCTATGGCCGTGAAGACCTGGATGTGCTGGGCTTGTCCTTCCGTAAAGACCTGTTCATCGCCACCTACCAGGCCTTCCCCCCGGTGCCCAACCCGCCCCGGCCCGCCACCCGCCTGCAGGACCGGCTGCTGAGGAAGCTTGGCCAGCATGCACACCCCTTCTTCTTCACC ATACCCCAGAATCTTCCATGCTCTGTCACACTGCAGCCAGGACCAGAGGACACAGGGAAG GCCTGCGGCGTAGACTTTGAGATTCGAGCCTTCTGTGCTAAATCACTAGAGGAGAAAAGCCACAAAAG gaACTCTGTGCGGCTGGTGATCCGAAAGGTGCAGTTTGCCCCAGAGAAACCCGGCCCCCAGCCTTCAGCAGAAACCACACGCCACTTCCTCATGTCTGACCGGTCCCTGCACCTCGAGGCTTCCCTGGACAAGGAG CTGTACTACCATGGGGAGCCCCTCAATGTAAATGTCCACGTCACCAACAACTCCACCAAGACCGTCAAGAAGATCAAAGTCTCTG TGAGACAGTACGCCGACATCTGCCTCTTCAGCACCGCCCAGTACAAGTGTCCTGTGGCTCAACTCGAACAAGA TGACCAGGTATCTCCCAGCTCCACGTTCTGTAAGGTGTACACCATCACCCCGCTGCTCAGTGACAACCGGGAGAAGCGGGGTCTCGCCCTGGATGGGAAACTCAAACACGAGGACACCAACCTGGCTTCCAGCACCAT CGTGAAGGAGGGTGCCAACAAGGAGGTGCTGGGAATCCTGGTGTCCTACAGGGTCAAGGTGAAGCTGGTGGTGTCTCGAGGCGG ggaTGTCTCTGTGGAGCTGCCTTTTGTTCTTATGCACCCCAAGCCCCACGaccacaccccccccccccgacCCCAGTCAG CCGCTCCGGAGACAGACGTCCCTGTGGACACCAACCTCATTGAATTTGATACCAA CTATGCCACAGATGATGACATTGTGTTTGAGGACTTTGCCCGGCTTCGGCTGAAGGGGATGAAGGATGACGACTATGATGACCAACTCTGCTAG
- the ARRB2 gene encoding beta-arrestin-2 isoform X7, whose amino-acid sequence MGEKPGTRVFKKSSPNCKLTVYLGKRDFVDHLDKVDPVDGVVLVDPDYLKDRKVFVTLTCAFRYGREDLDVLGLSFRKDLFIATYQAFPPVPNPPRPATRLQDRLLRKLGQHAHPFFFTIPQNLPCSVTLQPGPEDTGKACGVDFEIRAFCAKSLEEKSHKRNSVRLVIRKVQFAPEKPGPQPSAETTRHFLMSDRSLHLEASLDKELYYHGEPLNVNVHVTNNSTKTVKKIKVSVRQYADICLFSTAQYKCPVAQLEQDDQREGGCQQGGAGNPGVLQGQGEAGGVSRRGCLCGAAFCSYAPQAPRPHPPPPTPVSRSGDRRPCGHQPH is encoded by the exons ATGGGGGAGAAACCCGGGACCAG GGTCTTCAAGAAGTCGAGCCCTAACTGCAAG CTCACCGTGTACTTGGGCAAGCGGGACTTCGTAGATCACCTGGACAAGGTGGACCCTGTAG ATGGCGTGGTGCTTGTGGACCCTGACTACCTGAAGGACCGCAAAG TGTTTGTGACCCTCACCTGCGCCTTCCGCTATGGCCGTGAAGACCTGGATGTGCTGGGCTTGTCCTTCCGTAAAGACCTGTTCATCGCCACCTACCAGGCCTTCCCCCCGGTGCCCAACCCGCCCCGGCCCGCCACCCGCCTGCAGGACCGGCTGCTGAGGAAGCTTGGCCAGCATGCACACCCCTTCTTCTTCACC ATACCCCAGAATCTTCCATGCTCTGTCACACTGCAGCCAGGACCAGAGGACACAGGGAAG GCCTGCGGCGTAGACTTTGAGATTCGAGCCTTCTGTGCTAAATCACTAGAGGAGAAAAGCCACAAAAG gaACTCTGTGCGGCTGGTGATCCGAAAGGTGCAGTTTGCCCCAGAGAAACCCGGCCCCCAGCCTTCAGCAGAAACCACACGCCACTTCCTCATGTCTGACCGGTCCCTGCACCTCGAGGCTTCCCTGGACAAGGAG CTGTACTACCATGGGGAGCCCCTCAATGTAAATGTCCACGTCACCAACAACTCCACCAAGACCGTCAAGAAGATCAAAGTCTCTG TGAGACAGTACGCCGACATCTGCCTCTTCAGCACCGCCCAGTACAAGTGTCCTGTGGCTCAACTCGAACAAGA TGACCAG CGTGAAGGAGGGTGCCAACAAGGAGGTGCTGGGAATCCTGGTGTCCTACAGGGTCAAGGTGAAGCTGGTGGTGTCTCGAGGCGG ggaTGTCTCTGTGGAGCTGCCTTTTGTTCTTATGCACCCCAAGCCCCACGaccacaccccccccccccgacCCCAGTCAG CCGCTCCGGAGACAGACGTCCCTGTGGACACCAACCTCATTGA
- the ARRB2 gene encoding beta-arrestin-2 isoform X3 yields the protein MGEKPGTRVFKKSSPNCKLTVYLGKRDFVDHLDKVDPVDGVVLVDPDYLKDRKVFVTLTCAFRYGREDLDVLGLSFRKDLFIATYQAFPPVPNPPRPATRLQDRLLRKLGQHAHPFFFTIPQNLPCSVTLQPGPEDTGKACGVDFEIRAFCAKSLEEKSHKRNSVRLVIRKVQFAPEKPGPQPSAETTRHFLMSDRSLHLEASLDKELYYHGEPLNVNVHVTNNSTKTVKKIKVSVRQYADICLFSTAQYKCPVAQLEQDDQVSPSSTFCKVYTITPLLSDNREKRGLALDGKLKHEDTNLASSTIVKEGANKEVLGILVSYRVKVKLVVSRGGDVSVELPFVLMHPKPHDHTPPPRPQSAPTPTPPLPIPPAAPETDVPVDTNLIEFDTNYATDDDIVFEDFARLRLKGMKDDDYDDQLC from the exons ATGGGGGAGAAACCCGGGACCAG GGTCTTCAAGAAGTCGAGCCCTAACTGCAAG CTCACCGTGTACTTGGGCAAGCGGGACTTCGTAGATCACCTGGACAAGGTGGACCCTGTAG ATGGCGTGGTGCTTGTGGACCCTGACTACCTGAAGGACCGCAAAG TGTTTGTGACCCTCACCTGCGCCTTCCGCTATGGCCGTGAAGACCTGGATGTGCTGGGCTTGTCCTTCCGTAAAGACCTGTTCATCGCCACCTACCAGGCCTTCCCCCCGGTGCCCAACCCGCCCCGGCCCGCCACCCGCCTGCAGGACCGGCTGCTGAGGAAGCTTGGCCAGCATGCACACCCCTTCTTCTTCACC ATACCCCAGAATCTTCCATGCTCTGTCACACTGCAGCCAGGACCAGAGGACACAGGGAAG GCCTGCGGCGTAGACTTTGAGATTCGAGCCTTCTGTGCTAAATCACTAGAGGAGAAAAGCCACAAAAG gaACTCTGTGCGGCTGGTGATCCGAAAGGTGCAGTTTGCCCCAGAGAAACCCGGCCCCCAGCCTTCAGCAGAAACCACACGCCACTTCCTCATGTCTGACCGGTCCCTGCACCTCGAGGCTTCCCTGGACAAGGAG CTGTACTACCATGGGGAGCCCCTCAATGTAAATGTCCACGTCACCAACAACTCCACCAAGACCGTCAAGAAGATCAAAGTCTCTG TGAGACAGTACGCCGACATCTGCCTCTTCAGCACCGCCCAGTACAAGTGTCCTGTGGCTCAACTCGAACAAGA TGACCAGGTATCTCCCAGCTCCACGTTCTGTAAGGTGTACACCATCACCCCGCTGCTCAGTGACAACCGGGAGAAGCGGGGTCTCGCCCTGGATGGGAAACTCAAACACGAGGACACCAACCTGGCTTCCAGCACCAT CGTGAAGGAGGGTGCCAACAAGGAGGTGCTGGGAATCCTGGTGTCCTACAGGGTCAAGGTGAAGCTGGTGGTGTCTCGAGGCGG ggaTGTCTCTGTGGAGCTGCCTTTTGTTCTTATGCACCCCAAGCCCCACGaccacaccccccccccccgacCCCAGTCAG cacccacccccacaccccctcTTCCCATCCCCCCAGCCGCTCCGGAGACAGACGTCCCTGTGGACACCAACCTCATTGAATTTGATACCAA CTATGCCACAGATGATGACATTGTGTTTGAGGACTTTGCCCGGCTTCGGCTGAAGGGGATGAAGGATGACGACTATGATGACCAACTCTGCTAG
- the ARRB2 gene encoding beta-arrestin-2 isoform X2, with product MGEKPGTRVFKKSSPNCKPLAAEAAQPEPATGWVGQARVPKQITEEVARSKPCACSPPRAQPKLTVYLGKRDFVDHLDKVDPVDGVVLVDPDYLKDRKVFVTLTCAFRYGREDLDVLGLSFRKDLFIATYQAFPPVPNPPRPATRLQDRLLRKLGQHAHPFFFTIPQNLPCSVTLQPGPEDTGKACGVDFEIRAFCAKSLEEKSHKRNSVRLVIRKVQFAPEKPGPQPSAETTRHFLMSDRSLHLEASLDKELYYHGEPLNVNVHVTNNSTKTVKKIKVSVRQYADICLFSTAQYKCPVAQLEQDDQVSPSSTFCKVYTITPLLSDNREKRGLALDGKLKHEDTNLASSTIVKEGANKEVLGILVSYRVKVKLVVSRGGDVSVELPFVLMHPKPHDHTPPPRPQSAAPETDVPVDTNLIEFDTNYATDDDIVFEDFARLRLKGMKDDDYDDQLC from the exons ATGGGGGAGAAACCCGGGACCAG GGTCTTCAAGAAGTCGAGCCCTAACTGCAAG CCCCTTGCCGCAGAGGCTGCTCAGCCTGAGCCAGCCACAGGCTGGGTGGGGCAGGCCCGGGTCCCCAAGCAGATCACAGAGGAGGTGGCCAGAAGCAagccatgtgcctgtagccctCCTAGGGCCCAACCCAAG CTCACCGTGTACTTGGGCAAGCGGGACTTCGTAGATCACCTGGACAAGGTGGACCCTGTAG ATGGCGTGGTGCTTGTGGACCCTGACTACCTGAAGGACCGCAAAG TGTTTGTGACCCTCACCTGCGCCTTCCGCTATGGCCGTGAAGACCTGGATGTGCTGGGCTTGTCCTTCCGTAAAGACCTGTTCATCGCCACCTACCAGGCCTTCCCCCCGGTGCCCAACCCGCCCCGGCCCGCCACCCGCCTGCAGGACCGGCTGCTGAGGAAGCTTGGCCAGCATGCACACCCCTTCTTCTTCACC ATACCCCAGAATCTTCCATGCTCTGTCACACTGCAGCCAGGACCAGAGGACACAGGGAAG GCCTGCGGCGTAGACTTTGAGATTCGAGCCTTCTGTGCTAAATCACTAGAGGAGAAAAGCCACAAAAG gaACTCTGTGCGGCTGGTGATCCGAAAGGTGCAGTTTGCCCCAGAGAAACCCGGCCCCCAGCCTTCAGCAGAAACCACACGCCACTTCCTCATGTCTGACCGGTCCCTGCACCTCGAGGCTTCCCTGGACAAGGAG CTGTACTACCATGGGGAGCCCCTCAATGTAAATGTCCACGTCACCAACAACTCCACCAAGACCGTCAAGAAGATCAAAGTCTCTG TGAGACAGTACGCCGACATCTGCCTCTTCAGCACCGCCCAGTACAAGTGTCCTGTGGCTCAACTCGAACAAGA TGACCAGGTATCTCCCAGCTCCACGTTCTGTAAGGTGTACACCATCACCCCGCTGCTCAGTGACAACCGGGAGAAGCGGGGTCTCGCCCTGGATGGGAAACTCAAACACGAGGACACCAACCTGGCTTCCAGCACCAT CGTGAAGGAGGGTGCCAACAAGGAGGTGCTGGGAATCCTGGTGTCCTACAGGGTCAAGGTGAAGCTGGTGGTGTCTCGAGGCGG ggaTGTCTCTGTGGAGCTGCCTTTTGTTCTTATGCACCCCAAGCCCCACGaccacaccccccccccccgacCCCAGTCAG CCGCTCCGGAGACAGACGTCCCTGTGGACACCAACCTCATTGAATTTGATACCAA CTATGCCACAGATGATGACATTGTGTTTGAGGACTTTGCCCGGCTTCGGCTGAAGGGGATGAAGGATGACGACTATGATGACCAACTCTGCTAG
- the ARRB2 gene encoding beta-arrestin-2 isoform X6 — protein sequence MGEKPGTRVFKKSSPNCKLTVYLGKRDFVDHLDKVDPVVFVTLTCAFRYGREDLDVLGLSFRKDLFIATYQAFPPVPNPPRPATRLQDRLLRKLGQHAHPFFFTIPQNLPCSVTLQPGPEDTGKACGVDFEIRAFCAKSLEEKSHKRNSVRLVIRKVQFAPEKPGPQPSAETTRHFLMSDRSLHLEASLDKELYYHGEPLNVNVHVTNNSTKTVKKIKVSVRQYADICLFSTAQYKCPVAQLEQDDQVSPSSTFCKVYTITPLLSDNREKRGLALDGKLKHEDTNLASSTIVKEGANKEVLGILVSYRVKVKLVVSRGGDVSVELPFVLMHPKPHDHTPPPRPQSAAPETDVPVDTNLIEFDTNYATDDDIVFEDFARLRLKGMKDDDYDDQLC from the exons ATGGGGGAGAAACCCGGGACCAG GGTCTTCAAGAAGTCGAGCCCTAACTGCAAG CTCACCGTGTACTTGGGCAAGCGGGACTTCGTAGATCACCTGGACAAGGTGGACCCTGTAG TGTTTGTGACCCTCACCTGCGCCTTCCGCTATGGCCGTGAAGACCTGGATGTGCTGGGCTTGTCCTTCCGTAAAGACCTGTTCATCGCCACCTACCAGGCCTTCCCCCCGGTGCCCAACCCGCCCCGGCCCGCCACCCGCCTGCAGGACCGGCTGCTGAGGAAGCTTGGCCAGCATGCACACCCCTTCTTCTTCACC ATACCCCAGAATCTTCCATGCTCTGTCACACTGCAGCCAGGACCAGAGGACACAGGGAAG GCCTGCGGCGTAGACTTTGAGATTCGAGCCTTCTGTGCTAAATCACTAGAGGAGAAAAGCCACAAAAG gaACTCTGTGCGGCTGGTGATCCGAAAGGTGCAGTTTGCCCCAGAGAAACCCGGCCCCCAGCCTTCAGCAGAAACCACACGCCACTTCCTCATGTCTGACCGGTCCCTGCACCTCGAGGCTTCCCTGGACAAGGAG CTGTACTACCATGGGGAGCCCCTCAATGTAAATGTCCACGTCACCAACAACTCCACCAAGACCGTCAAGAAGATCAAAGTCTCTG TGAGACAGTACGCCGACATCTGCCTCTTCAGCACCGCCCAGTACAAGTGTCCTGTGGCTCAACTCGAACAAGA TGACCAGGTATCTCCCAGCTCCACGTTCTGTAAGGTGTACACCATCACCCCGCTGCTCAGTGACAACCGGGAGAAGCGGGGTCTCGCCCTGGATGGGAAACTCAAACACGAGGACACCAACCTGGCTTCCAGCACCAT CGTGAAGGAGGGTGCCAACAAGGAGGTGCTGGGAATCCTGGTGTCCTACAGGGTCAAGGTGAAGCTGGTGGTGTCTCGAGGCGG ggaTGTCTCTGTGGAGCTGCCTTTTGTTCTTATGCACCCCAAGCCCCACGaccacaccccccccccccgacCCCAGTCAG CCGCTCCGGAGACAGACGTCCCTGTGGACACCAACCTCATTGAATTTGATACCAA CTATGCCACAGATGATGACATTGTGTTTGAGGACTTTGCCCGGCTTCGGCTGAAGGGGATGAAGGATGACGACTATGATGACCAACTCTGCTAG
- the ARRB2 gene encoding beta-arrestin-2 isoform X5, translating into MGEKPGTRVFKKSSPNCKLTVYLGKRDFVDHLDKVDPVVFVTLTCAFRYGREDLDVLGLSFRKDLFIATYQAFPPVPNPPRPATRLQDRLLRKLGQHAHPFFFTIPQNLPCSVTLQPGPEDTGKACGVDFEIRAFCAKSLEEKSHKRNSVRLVIRKVQFAPEKPGPQPSAETTRHFLMSDRSLHLEASLDKELYYHGEPLNVNVHVTNNSTKTVKKIKVSVRQYADICLFSTAQYKCPVAQLEQDDQVSPSSTFCKVYTITPLLSDNREKRGLALDGKLKHEDTNLASSTIVKEGANKEVLGILVSYRVKVKLVVSRGGDVSVELPFVLMHPKPHDHTPPPRPQSAPTPTPPLPIPPAAPETDVPVDTNLIEFDTNYATDDDIVFEDFARLRLKGMKDDDYDDQLC; encoded by the exons ATGGGGGAGAAACCCGGGACCAG GGTCTTCAAGAAGTCGAGCCCTAACTGCAAG CTCACCGTGTACTTGGGCAAGCGGGACTTCGTAGATCACCTGGACAAGGTGGACCCTGTAG TGTTTGTGACCCTCACCTGCGCCTTCCGCTATGGCCGTGAAGACCTGGATGTGCTGGGCTTGTCCTTCCGTAAAGACCTGTTCATCGCCACCTACCAGGCCTTCCCCCCGGTGCCCAACCCGCCCCGGCCCGCCACCCGCCTGCAGGACCGGCTGCTGAGGAAGCTTGGCCAGCATGCACACCCCTTCTTCTTCACC ATACCCCAGAATCTTCCATGCTCTGTCACACTGCAGCCAGGACCAGAGGACACAGGGAAG GCCTGCGGCGTAGACTTTGAGATTCGAGCCTTCTGTGCTAAATCACTAGAGGAGAAAAGCCACAAAAG gaACTCTGTGCGGCTGGTGATCCGAAAGGTGCAGTTTGCCCCAGAGAAACCCGGCCCCCAGCCTTCAGCAGAAACCACACGCCACTTCCTCATGTCTGACCGGTCCCTGCACCTCGAGGCTTCCCTGGACAAGGAG CTGTACTACCATGGGGAGCCCCTCAATGTAAATGTCCACGTCACCAACAACTCCACCAAGACCGTCAAGAAGATCAAAGTCTCTG TGAGACAGTACGCCGACATCTGCCTCTTCAGCACCGCCCAGTACAAGTGTCCTGTGGCTCAACTCGAACAAGA TGACCAGGTATCTCCCAGCTCCACGTTCTGTAAGGTGTACACCATCACCCCGCTGCTCAGTGACAACCGGGAGAAGCGGGGTCTCGCCCTGGATGGGAAACTCAAACACGAGGACACCAACCTGGCTTCCAGCACCAT CGTGAAGGAGGGTGCCAACAAGGAGGTGCTGGGAATCCTGGTGTCCTACAGGGTCAAGGTGAAGCTGGTGGTGTCTCGAGGCGG ggaTGTCTCTGTGGAGCTGCCTTTTGTTCTTATGCACCCCAAGCCCCACGaccacaccccccccccccgacCCCAGTCAG cacccacccccacaccccctcTTCCCATCCCCCCAGCCGCTCCGGAGACAGACGTCCCTGTGGACACCAACCTCATTGAATTTGATACCAA CTATGCCACAGATGATGACATTGTGTTTGAGGACTTTGCCCGGCTTCGGCTGAAGGGGATGAAGGATGACGACTATGATGACCAACTCTGCTAG
- the ARRB2 gene encoding beta-arrestin-2 isoform X8 — translation MSDRSLHLEASLDKELYYHGEPLNVNVHVTNNSTKTVKKIKVSVRQYADICLFSTAQYKCPVAQLEQDDQVSPSSTFCKVYTITPLLSDNREKRGLALDGKLKHEDTNLASSTIVKEGANKEVLGILVSYRVKVKLVVSRGGDVSVELPFVLMHPKPHDHTPPPRPQSAAPETDVPVDTNLIEFDTNYATDDDIVFEDFARLRLKGMKDDDYDDQLC, via the exons ATGTCTGACCGGTCCCTGCACCTCGAGGCTTCCCTGGACAAGGAG CTGTACTACCATGGGGAGCCCCTCAATGTAAATGTCCACGTCACCAACAACTCCACCAAGACCGTCAAGAAGATCAAAGTCTCTG TGAGACAGTACGCCGACATCTGCCTCTTCAGCACCGCCCAGTACAAGTGTCCTGTGGCTCAACTCGAACAAGA TGACCAGGTATCTCCCAGCTCCACGTTCTGTAAGGTGTACACCATCACCCCGCTGCTCAGTGACAACCGGGAGAAGCGGGGTCTCGCCCTGGATGGGAAACTCAAACACGAGGACACCAACCTGGCTTCCAGCACCAT CGTGAAGGAGGGTGCCAACAAGGAGGTGCTGGGAATCCTGGTGTCCTACAGGGTCAAGGTGAAGCTGGTGGTGTCTCGAGGCGG ggaTGTCTCTGTGGAGCTGCCTTTTGTTCTTATGCACCCCAAGCCCCACGaccacaccccccccccccgacCCCAGTCAG CCGCTCCGGAGACAGACGTCCCTGTGGACACCAACCTCATTGAATTTGATACCAA CTATGCCACAGATGATGACATTGTGTTTGAGGACTTTGCCCGGCTTCGGCTGAAGGGGATGAAGGATGACGACTATGATGACCAACTCTGCTAG